The nucleotide sequence tttaggattgacaaaaccttctggttgcatcatatacaactcttctttaataaatccattatggaatgcagttttgtttatccacttgtcagatttcataaaatgcgacaattgctaacatgattaggacagacttaagcatagatacgagtgagaaactcttaccgtagtcaacaccttgaacttgtcgaaaaacccttttgcgacaattctagctttatagatagtgatactactatcagtgtccgtcttcctcttcaagatccatttaatatcaatggctcgccgatcaatgggcaagtcaatcaaagtccatactttgttctcatacaggatctcatctcagatttcatggcctcaagccatttcgcagacaCTCGACATTAGCCAATCCAAGGGCGTGAGCGTGAAGCAGCTGACACTGCTTGATAGTAAGGAATTCCACATGACCATCTTCGACTGCAGCGGCGTGACCGTCCAAGGCGTCCGGATCATCGCGCCGGCCGACAGCCCTAACACCGACGGCATCCACGCCAGCCACTCCCGCCACGTGAGGATCCTCAACACCACCATCGGCACCGGCGACGACTGCATCTCCTTGGGGCCCGGCACCTGCGACATGCTCATCAGGGACATCAAGTGCGGTCCGGGCCACGGCATCAGGTGCCACCTTCAGTTGCCAGTTCATCATacattttttttgtttgcttgtgattTGTGCAGCGTTTGATAGATAGCATTGATTTTGTGTTTGCGTtggatggacggtggcagcatcgGGAGCCTGGGATGGCAGGACGGTGAGGAGGGAGTGAGAAACGTGACGGTGGACAGGGCGGTGCTGAAGGGCACGACCAACGGCCTCCGGATCAAGATGTGGGCGATGCCCAACTCCGGCTCTGTCACCAACGTCTCCTTCTCGCGGGTCACCATGAACCGCGTGGCCAACCCCATGGTCGTCGACCAGAACTACTGCCCCCGCAAGGTCGACTGCCCGGGCAATGTACGTCTCCTTCCCTACATCTACATGCATGCAACTACACTACACGTGAACGACCCATGGATCGACTATATATATATCATGAGCTGTGCTGTTGTGTGTGCCTGCAGAGCTCGGGGGTGCAGATCAGCGACCTGTCGTACACGGACATCAAGGGCTCGTCGGCGACGCCCGTGGCGGTGAAGTTCAACTGCAGCGGCACCAACCCCTGCAGCGGGATCAAGCTCAGGAACATCAGGCTGAAGTACCGGCACCAGCGGCCGGCGCAGGCCAAGTGCCAAAACGCCGGCGGGTCCACGTCCGGAGAGGTCACACCGCCGAGCTGCTTCTGACGATCGGAGTTCGCCGTCCGGCCGAGAAGCGCGAGCGTCTTCTTGATTCGTTGGGTTTCTGTTAATACTTGTCTTAGCTTGACTGTTTCGtgtactactactaaaaaacatggTAGTGTGACCATTGCTTGGTGCATCTCAAAGTGACCCTTACATGTAGCCCAGGGTAGTAGTTTTAGCGGATTTGCTAATTCTCAATTGATTGAGACATAGTTAAGCCACAATCAACGTCATAAATTTTGCGTGGTTGTTCTTCTggattttttatttgttttttatgACGGATAATCTTGGTGTAAAATCAGATGGTTATAACTTGGGAGCGTATAAGCTGACGGGGGTCCGGAATTCCGTCTAACTAACCGTGTTGTGTCGTTTGGCGGAAAGCGGCTTGACAAATTTTTAGATCAAGTGGCCTTACGCCTCTCTCCACTCTAGAACTCTCTCAAGGACGGAAAAGCTTTAACTCTCTATTCCTAAGCTTGAGAGAGGCCTATATCATCTTTGCCGGCCACAATTTGCTAACTATGTCAACCGACCATTATTTTTATCCTATAACATGCATATGTGTTGTTTTGTATGTTATAACGATCAAAATGGCTTCTAACGGCGAAATAAGAGTTCACATTATCACATACTTCCTCCGTTtgtaaatatatgtctttttaggtATTTCTATacaaactacatatggatgtatatagacatattttagagtgtagatttactcattttactccgtatgtagtcccttatagaaatctctaaaaagatttataccccctccatcccaaaataagcgTCTCAATTTTGTAATAACTTTAGTACcgaaaatccatctctgcacccgagctcatctgcacatgtgctgacgaaaaaaataaaataaatactagaaaaattcaaaaaaattccaaaaaattgtgTTGTATACAATTTGATGCGTGACGTCCACaccaattttcaaatcatttggacatctgaggagctctcagcaaacaagacaaattgggggtctgtaaaaatgttaaCTGTTCATGTATTGTTTtggcccgatttgtcttttttgctgagagctgctcagatgtacaaataacttgaaatttggagcgggcttcatgcatcaaattgtctaccgcacaaaaaacatttggattttttgaattttatttgaatttttacgatgtttttctaaccgggtgcagatgagcttgGGCACCGAAACGCCTTACTCAGAACAAAGTTATACTaagtttgagacacttattttagtaCGGAGagagtatttaggaatggagggagtacattgatTGAGATCAAACTTATTGGATTAGTAGACATGTTCAAATAAGTGAATGCAACCCGAGCAAGTGCCATGAAAAATCAGTTAGACTTAGTTTAGCAGTTTTTCAAAACCAAAGTAGTCTAAAACATCagggttagtttgagtgaactatAGGTATATTTAAAAGCATGATAATGTAAGACCTCTATATTCCAATTTACGAGTAGTGAATACTTCATTTTGTGAAAATTTGTATGGTTTAGATGAAAAAAAACTCTTTAAGATACTGCAAAAATACTACAGTATTGGAGATACTACGGATACTACGATTTATTAGAAATGTGGTACTACGATTTATAAGAATGTGGTATTTTTTGATACCTAATATATAAAAGAATTAGAAACTATGATTTCTAAAACAATACTATATTCCTAAAAAGAACTCTAAAAATACTTACCTGACAAATGCAACCTCAGCATTTTAATGCTTAGACAATGAATACTCAATTTTGTATATACCATAGTTTTCTAAATTTGGTTTAGAAAAAAGAGGTGAAGCGTTCTTTCTGAAATACTAAAACACACGGTATTGCAAATTGAGTGTacaagtgcatgctctagccaatgcaaccaaaagactgatctgatggaagagactaggcagcacattatacgtcaacactccccttCACGTGTGGCTTCCTCGGGgctaaacgtggaccgaaagtggactgcaatttaattgcgccagccgaGTCTTGAAGTTAagacctcttggctccgataccatATAGAAGTGCATgttctagccaatgcaaccaataGACCGATCTAAtgaaagagactaggcagcacattatacgtcaacattGAGCATAGCTCAGATGGTTAGGTTCTTTGTGGTGAAACCAGTCCACCAGGGTTAAAGAGTTAAAGCCCTAGACTTGACACTGATGCTCACATCTTTTTAAATTCACTTTACACTTTCCGGTGATGTTCATTCAGCGGGAGCAGATGTTCACATCGACTATAAAAACACCCATGGTGAGTTCGTGAATCTCTAGATAATATGCAGACTCGGTCTCTCAGAAAGGCTCATAGGGATAGGATAGGatgaatgtatgtatgtatgtatgagcgTATGCGTCTGTATCATGTTAAAAAATTGGTATTGTAGAGACTACGGTTTTTAAAACTGTGCATTTGTTATATCCAAACACCCTACATTGCTAAAGTTGTGTTTATCCATTCGTTCCTTTCGTTATCCACTCTAGCCAAGCCACGTGAGTGTACAGGTTCGAAACTCTTAACTAATATGATTGCCGATTGTCAAGATCCATCCAAGAAATTCCAATCCAATCGACACGAAGCTAGTTAGGATGGATTCGCATCATGCTCCTGAGGCGGGGATTTCGCTTGGTTCACTAATTCCGCCCAAATGTCGATGCTGGTGCCGCAACCGATACCCCCAAGAGCTGCATTCCAGACAGCAAGCCCTTATTCGACGAACGCACAAACGCCGACGCCACCACCAAGTACCGCACCACTGACCCGGACAACAAACACCGCGCCATGGCCAGCTAGGCCTCCTTGTTCGTTGCCCGCCCGCCCCACGTATCCTATGTGCTCGCCTGGGCCACCGGCAGCCACTTCACCGAGGAGGCTCTCGTCATCTCCGCTCACGGCAGCCTCATCCTCCTCACCATCATGTACGCATGAAGAGATGGCCGTTCCGAGAATGCTACATGTGTGTTTGTTTGGGATGCAACTTTCCCACTGCAGCTGCAACGGCTCCGGCTGGAAGGAGCGGTTGTAGCTGATAGCTGCAGCTGAAAGGTTACAGCTGAGATGCAGTCGTTTAGTACTTATGCTTTAGTGGCTGCGGCTGATGCAGAAACATACTGAAATGATCAAAATGCCCTTAAATTTTTCGTAAATTCATTTAGCATGCTGATTGTCCTGCTATGTTTGTAAATGATTCATTTAAGAGCTGTTTTTGCTGCAAATGGCCATTTTCATGGGTTTTAACTAAAATTACAGTTGTTTGATGGTCTAAATAGTGTATTTAGAAAAAAATTGACATATGACAATACATTTGAACTCATCATAACATAGATTACTAATTATATAGGAGTATTACAACTACTAAAAAATTCCCCGGACCAATTTACATTCAATTCCAAAGCAGAATCATTTTTAAATTGCAGCACCATGTAGCAGCATCGGCAGCTATAGTTGCCCACATGTAGGGATTTATCTCAATGATTTTCCTCATAGTTTGCGAGGCTGCAGAAAAAGAAACATGTGATCATGTAAAACGGACATACAATCTGATGAATGCTCAAATAGATTCGAACACACAACCACATAGCGGAGGCAGAGCACACACACATAACACGCATGCCGAGCACACACACACCCCGTACGTACAAAAGCAGCAGCACTAAGCACACACACGCACCGTATTGAGCAGTGAGCACGAAGACCCGCCATGGAGCACGCATGACACGGAGCGGCGCCCCCATGCACGCTGACAGAGGGAGGGTAAACAGGAAGAGAAGGGGACGGCCTTTACCGGCCTCGGCAGCGGGCCGATCCGGCGATACGCAAAGAAGCTGAGGTCGGCCATCCGACGGCGCAGACGTCGAACAAGGAACCCTACCCGCGCTTCAGGGTGGACGAAACAGTCCGTTCTGCCGGTCCGGCTCGCGGCCGGCTCGGTCTAGGCCCGCTAAAAAAAGGCCGGTCCGGTCCCAAAAAAGGACCGAAGCTTCGGTCCGGTCTGGTTAAAGCCCGGTCTGACCGAGCGGACCGAAGATCGCCGGAGCTCCAGTGCACGTTCTGCCCTTGTCTCTTGGCCGGTCCTCTCGATCCGGTTCCTGAAAACAGGACCGCCATGCTTCTCAGTCCGGTTCAGTTTGGACCACCGGTCCAAACAACGACTCGGACCGGGATCGAACCGGCTAGAGCTGTGTCCTCCCTTATCCGGGGTATCCATCCAGTTTCTCTCACAcatacactctctctctctctctctgaaaggaggaggaagaagacggagagCACGTGGTGGACACGGTGAGTTTTTCGGAAGCATGAATACCCGTCGCAACGATGGCATTTTTCCTCAAGCACGAACTCAAGCTGCTGGCTACAACAGACGGGAGGGAGGGGTGTTTATATGTGCGCACCGATGCCCCATGCGGCGCTCCCGACACACCCACTCACGCACTCGCCACATTCCGCACTCCACAGCTCACGCCCCCGACGCACACGCACGCGCTCGGACGCGACCGGGTCCAGCGCCTGACGCGgtcacacacacccacacacttcGCCAACTAtagcacacacacacgcgcgcacacacacacacacatgcgtgTGCACACATACACACCCTACCACGGACCGAATGCAACAACTGAGCGGCGTCCGATACGCCCAGCGCACGGACACGCCCTGGACTCGAAAGTGGCTTATTTTCCCTAATAGTCTGTCCCTCCTTCTCCCCAGTTTGGTCCGTTTCCACCTGGACTACCAGTCTACCACCACCACAGCCTCGAGCAATTGGCGCCAACTGGATGCCTGGCAGAAGGACTCTGTGTTTTATGATTCTATAAACTCTCGATAGCCGACGACGTCAGCATTGACGGATGCTGCAGCCTAAGGCTCTGGAGTTTGACGACAAGCCGAGTTTTGATCACCTCTTGGTGGATACGCCCATGTTGAACTTGCACGAAAACAAGGTCGTCTGCTTCTTGGCCAAGCACCAACTGGCGGACAGTGAAGTGTGGGGGTCTGGCTATATGTCATTCGCCTGAAAATAAAAGtttcgggtcagtcgatttttttcaGCCGTCGGATACAAGATCAAGGGCCACATCTCTTTCTTCCCCccgttgctcttcttcttccttcaaaGCGCACCGCCGCCGGCTTCTGCCGTCCGCACTCCTGCACAGCCTCGCCGCACCACCCCCAACCACAACCCACAGTTGTGCACCCCCCTCCCTCCGCCCTCCATAGCCCTGATACGGACGGAGATTTTCTCCGGCGAAGTTTTCCTACCCTGCACCCTAATACATATGATGGGGTAGCCCTCCGGCGAGCTCCTTCCTTCCCTCTGGCCTCCCTCTGGCAAACTTTTTCTCTCATCTCAAAATCGACTGACTTAAAAGCTAAAGTCAGTCAATTGTAGCTCTAGACATCGAGACGAAGAGGCCACAAAGGAGTCGATCTTCTTAAGGGCGGAATAAGCACAAGTTTTACTATGCATGACTGCTGCTTCAGGTGAAAAGGGAGACCTGAAAAAGGCCAGGAACGCCGGTGTTAATTTCTGAACCTTGTAGGCGCTAATTTCTGATAACGAAATTCAGGATGAAATCTCTTTAAATGGAGAAAAAATGGTGATGAGTTTAAGAATTCCAGTTATTTGTAGCCACGCAAAATAGTACTCCAGCAAGGAGAAGGGTCACCCAATGCTCTGAACGCATAAGAAAAGATGGCCAAATGTAGCAACAAGTGATCACTCCATATAAACACTACACACCACACCGCTACGTAGCTTTGCTTAACACAACTCCCAAGCTGCTAGGAGGCCAATCCACCAACAACCTGCAAAGTTGCAAGGCATCTCCTGCCACGCGCAGACCCACCGCCCACGGGACCCTAGCCCAATGCCACCACGGCGCACCAGCCTCGCACTTCTCGTGCACCTGTGTGTGTCACTACTTCAGAGCATCTCCAGTCGTTCGGCCCCTCAGGGTGCCGAAAAAGAACCGCCTGAGGCGTGCTAGCGATAAATTGACCCCTGGGGTGACCTAGCTCCCAGCCACGCCCTCAGACGCCGCCCCTAGCCCGGGCAATTTCAAACGCAGTCATTCCCGCTCACAAAATAACGCCACAAGTCCGGCGATCACAGCGGCCCAGTTCGGCATGAAAAAGTTCAGCGTACAAAAAAGAAAGGACGCGCGTGCAACGCATCACACGGCGGGGTCGGCCTCcggcgttggcggagtcggcgtgcgcgggcttggcNNNNNNNNNNNNNNNNNNNNNNNNNNNNNNNNNNNNNNNNNNNNNNNNNNNNNNNNNNNNNNNNNNNNNNNNNNNNNNNNNNNNNNNNNNNNNNNNNNNNNNNNNNNNNNNNNNNNNNNNNNNNNNNNNNNNNNNNNNNNNNNNNNNNNNNNNNNNNNNNNNNNNNNNNNNNNNNNNNNNNNNNNNNNNNNNNNNNNNNNNNNNNNNNNNNNNNNNNNNNNNNNNNNNNNNNNNNNNNNNNNNNNNNNNNNNNNNNNNNNNNNNNNNNNNNNNNNNNNNNNNNNNNNNNNNNNNNNNNNNNNNNNNNNNNNNNNNNNNNNNNNNNNNNNNNNNNNNNNNNNNNNNNNNNNNNNNNNNNNNNNNNNNNNNNNNNNNNNNNNNNNNNNNNNNNNNNNNNNNNNNNNNNNNNNNNNNNNNNNNNNNNNNNNNNNNNNNNNNNNNNNNNNNNNNNNNNNNNNNNNNNNNNNNNNNNNNNNNNNNNNNNNNNNNNNNNNNNNNNNNNNNNNNNNNNNNNNNNNNNNNNNNNNNNNNNNNNNNNNNNNNNNNNNNNNNNNNNNNNNNNNNNNNNNNNNNNNNNNNNNNNNNNNNNNNNNNNNNNNNNNNNNNNNNNNNNNNNNNNNNNNNNNNNNNNNNNNNNNNNNNNNNNNNNNNNNNNNNNNNNNNNNNNNNNNNNNNNNNNNNNNNNNNNNNNNNNNNNNNNNNNNNNNNNNNNNNNNNNNNNNNNNNNNNNNNNNNNNNNNNNNNNNNNNNNNNNNNNNNNNNNNNNNNNNNNNNNNNNNNNNNNNNNNNNNNNNNNNNNNNNNNNNNNNNNNNNNNNNNNNNNNNNNNNNNNNNNNNNNNNNNNNNNNNNNNNNNNNNNNNNNNNNNNNNNNNNNNNNNNNNNNNNNNNNNNNNNNNNNNNNNNNNNNNNNNNNNNNNNNNNNNNNNNNNNNNNNNNNNNNNNNNNNNNNNNNNNNNNNNNNNNNNNNNNNNNNNNNNNNNNNNNNNNNNNNNNNNNNNNNNNNNNNNNNNNNNNNNNNNNNNNNNNNNNNNNNNNNNNNNNNNNNNNNNNNNNNNNNNNNNNNNNNNNNNNNNNNNNNNNNNNNNNNNNNNNNNNNNNNNNNNNNNNNNNNNNNNNNNNNNNNNNNNNNNNNNNNNNNNNNNNNNNNNNNNNNNNNNNNNNNNNNNNNNNNNNNNNNNNNNNNNNNNNNNNNNNNNNNNNNNNNNNNNNNNNNNNNNNNNNNNNNNNNNNNNNNNNNNNNNNNNNNNNNNNNNNNNNNNNNNNNNNNNNNNNNNNNNNNNNNNNNNNNNNNNNNNNNNNNNNNNNNNNNNNNNNNNNNNNNNNNNNNNNNNNNNNNNNNNNNNNNNNNNNNNNNNNNNNNNNNNNNNNNNNNNNNNNNNNNNNNNNNNNNNNNNNNNNNNNNNNNNNNNNNNNNNNNNNNNNNNNNNNNNNNNNNNNNNNNNNNNNNNNNNNNNNNNNNNNNNNNNNNNNNNNNNNNNNNNNNNNNNNNNNNNNNNNNNNNNNNNNNNNNNNNNNNNNNNNNNNNNNNNNNNNNNNNNNNNNNNNNNNNNNNNNNNNNNNNNNNNNNNNNNNNNNNNNNNNNNNNNNNNNNNNNNNNNNNNNNNNNNNNNNNNNNNNNNNNNNNNNNNNNNNNNNNNNNNNNNNNNNNNNNNNNNNNNNNNNNNNNNNNNNNNNNNNNNNNNNNNNNNNNNNNNNNNNNNNNNNNNNNNNNNNNNNNNNNNNNNNNNNNNNNNNNNNNNNNNNNNNNNNNNNNNNNNNNNNNNNNNNNNNNNNNNNNNNNNNNNNNNNNNNNNNNNNNNNNNNNNNNNNNNNNNNNNNNNNNNNNNNNNNNNNNNNNNNNNNNNNNNNNNNNNNNNNNNNNNNNNNNNNNNNNNNNNNNNNNNNNNNNNNNNNNNNNNNNNNNNNNNNNNNNNNNNNNNNNNNNNNNNNNNNNNNNNNNNNNNNNNNNNNNNNNNNNNNNNNNNNNNNNNNNNNNNNNNNNNNNNNNNNNNNNNNNNNNNNNNNNNNNNNNNNNNNNNNNNNNNNNNNNNNNNNNNNNNNNNNNNNNNNNNNNNNNNNNNNNNNNNNNNNNNNNNNNNNNNNNNNNNNNNN is from Triticum aestivum cultivar Chinese Spring chromosome 3A, IWGSC CS RefSeq v2.1, whole genome shotgun sequence and encodes:
- the LOC123057287 gene encoding polygalacturonase-like gives rise to the protein MNALESANDTLRLTWTLDISQSKGVSVKQLTLLDSKEFHMTIFDCSGVTVQGVRIIAPADSPNTDGIHASHSRHVRILNTTIGTGDDCISLGPGTCDMLIRDIKCGPGHGISIGSLGWQDGEEGVRNVTVDRAVLKGTTNGLRIKMWAMPNSGSVTNVSFSRVTMNRVANPMVVDQNYCPRKVDCPGNSSGVQISDLSYTDIKGSSATPVAVKFNCSGTNPCSGIKLRNIRLKYRHQRPAQAKCQNAGGSTSGEVTPPSCF